The genome window caaccattcacactcacattcacacatctacgggcaatttaaagtccccaattaacctgatccccagagcatgtctttggactgtgggaggaagccggagaacccggagagaacccacgcagacacggggagaacatgcagactccacacagaaaggccactgggcggaatcgaacccaggaccttcttgctgtgaggcgacagtgctagccaccgtgccgccctaaatatttaacttttattattttatttattattactccGATCGCAAAGCTTTTTGATCCGAgaccaaaagtttttttttttgtcaagattaaagctccttttattttttagaccagagcattttgttttgagagcaaacgttttttgttttgccgGCAAAACAAGTTTCATAAGCAAACATAACAAATAATTTATCctcagtttatatatttatcataCATTGCAATTCTCGAGCTGAAAATATTATAGTAGTAATAGTATACTATTACTGAACTGAAGCATTTATGACCAGGTTAGTGtgttaaattgtaaaaaatataagGAGCATGGGTTTAAgtatttaactgttttctcttgCAGATGGAAGATGATAATAGAAGAAGCCAAAGATGATAATGTGACAGTAAAGCCAAAATAAATCATGGGTGAGTGGAGAGATGATTCCTTTTTCTTCAGTACCATTTGTACCATGTGTAGTACCGTAGTCTGCATATAgtgaaatgtcttcttttttttttttttatgaatgctAATTCATTCTGTTAAGACAACCTTGTGAAAATGACCAAGACTGGGTTTGAGTGCAATCCAAGTGTGCAGTCAGGGCTTCTTCTGGGCTcgcgagctacttttcaatctACCAATCCATGGGGATCTGGATGACTTGAACTGATTGGActcagccagggttgcttttgagTAAATTTAAATGCGTTCATTAGTAATCAAGAATCGCTGATCGGCATTAGCAAGTTTTCGGTTAGCTCCTGCGGTCGATCGCATCTCTGGTGACCCAACGTGATTTCTTTTCCCAAAGGCAGGCGATCTACCGCCACTGGCTTGGTGATCAACCTATTGATCGATAGTGATAACATATGATCATTGTTCAATATGTCCTAGCAGCCATGAAATgcaaaaagttaaaaacaacatttggttTACCCtgccccacacagacacagaagagACCTTAGATAACATTGATCGGGAAGTAAAAGGGAGTTAACATGTCTGATGCCGGGTCTCTCAATAGTTtaacaaaatgtgaaatgcaaCAAACCCGCCTGAAGTTGGAAACAAAAAGATTCCTAACCAATAATTTATCTATTTTCTCTCTATACAGCTGACGGACATGAGCAGCCACCTGAGGGTTGGACTGAATCTCATGTAAGCGACTGGCTAAAATTAATTGGAGTGAAGAAGCAGTACATAGAAAAGCTATATGAGGAAGAGGTGGACGGAAAGATCCTTCTTGCACTGGATGAGACCTTTTTAAAGTCAAAGATTGGCATGAAATTTGGGCCTGCTCATTTAATTATTCAAAAGAGAGACGAGCTCATCAACTCCAAGGAAAAGTCTCCAGTGAAGAAAAAGGCCACTAGTGGTGGAAAAAAGGAATTGGAACAGAAAAACATTGATAACGAATCTGTTCAAAGTGAAGGTCCTCTGGCACAGCTCCCAGAGAAAGCTCAAGCTGTCGTTACGAATCGACCAGCAGGTAAGGAACAACATGTGTCCCCTGCAAAAGAAGACTGCAGACCACGACCGTTTGATCAAGAAGGGATTGATTTCATATACGTAAAGCACAGAGTTCTGCAACCGGAATCGGGTGCTTTTAATCTGATATCTCCATGCCATGAATATAAATCTTTAGCCACAGCTGCTACATTGGATCGTACAAGACTTCAGGCTAAGTTTGCCGGAGAGGTCCTTAAATTTGCAACTGGCTGTATGAATATCAGATCAAATGGCACAATACACTTTGGTGTGATGGACAGCAAGGACGACGTAGGATATGTGCATGGTGAGATAATTGGTATCCCTGTTCAAGAGAAAGACATTTATGTCGACGCTTTGGACTACATCGAAAGGAGTTTCCCTTCTGGCAGGGAGCACGTACGTGAGTGTGTACGGCCACCAAGGTTTATTGAGGTTGGGGGTCGAGAATGTACAGAAAAGATGTACGTGGTAGAGGTTGACATTGTGCCTTCCATAAGTATTGTTAAGAACAAAGTGTATAGAGTTTGTCTGCCAAAATTCGCAGAGGCAACCAATAAAGTACATTTTGAGAAAGAAACGATTCTGCGGAGGGTGGGTTCAAAGACCGAACCGGTGATGGAGAAAGACATCTATGACTTTCTCGAACGTATGAAAGATCGAGATGCtcaaagagaagaagcagaaaataaTCTGTTCCTCAGTGCCCCAGACTGCTGCCAAGACCTCGGAAGAAAACTCAAAATGCTAATGACATCTGGGAAGAAATTCATCGAAAAAGGGAAATGGTTCATACTCGTCACAAACAAATTCAACCCGGATGACCTTTGCAACATTGAATGGCTGCTGAACTTGAACATATTCTGTGTGTTTGACTTTGACCCAGACTCAAAGGTTTCAGGTCTTTGCAGTCAGTACCTTCAGCATCACATTGCAAACATGCATTCTCTGCAGAGCTACAGGATATCCGGTGACATGAGCATCAAAGAATTCACAAGCAACTTGCATCTGTTTGAGCAAACTAGCTGGATCTTTTGTAATGGCCGAAGTGACTTCAAAGTAGATGAAACTACGTGCGATGAAATGACTTGGATCAAGACAAAAATGACTGTCCTGAGGGAATCTGTGTCTTTGATCTGTAAACAAATCTTGCCAAAAGGGATATTCcaggttgtttttcttctcacatCACCGGTTGACAAACCCCTCTTGCACACCTTTTATGAGTTTTTCACAGACATGGAAGGCCACGAAGACATCATCTGCATCTGCGAGTCAGAGAAAAACTTCCAGAAGTGGCAAAGCTTTGCAGAGGGCTCATGTGGAGCAGAAAGTGTGAACAATGCCAGTGTTGTTGGGATGAAAATGAGTCACATTAATTCAACTCTACAGCAAGTACAACCCGTGGAAGCATCCGCCAAAAAACACTTGCCAGTGTTTGTGAAAGGGACATGTCTTCTTGAAACAACCGAAGAGGAAAAGATGTATTCTCTGGAGATTCTGACAGTTGATCTTTGTGATGGAACAACCAAAGAATTTATTGAAGAAGAGAAAGCAAACATTGACCAGCAGTTCTACCATGGCGGTCGAATAAATTGGTTGAATTTGTGGCTTTCTGATCGCAAGCATGTTGAAGAGATCATCGAAAGAGATGCTTATCAGGAAGTTTCCACTTTTGTCAATGATGCTTTGAAGTGGAATGCCAATCAAACTCCAGTGAACTGTATAAACATCTACCATCATCCAGGAAGTGGAGGCAGCACTGTCGCAAGACAGGCGCTGTGGAACAACAGGAAAAGTGTAAGGTGTGCAGTTGTGAAGCCTTCATACCCAGCCGCTCTTGTTGCACATCATGCAGTTGAACTGAGAGAATATGAAGAAAAAGATCAGCAGAAGTGTCTCCCTGTGCTGCTCCTCATTGAGGACTCGGACAAGGAATACCTAGATGATCTCAAGAATGAACTAGAAGTTGCCACCAACACCAAGAGAATCCAGCATGCAACtctgtgtttcattttgttgagCTGCAGACGCTCCCATGATCCGGAGAAAAGATGCAAGGAGTCTCCACTGCAGAATGTGTCCGTCACTCACAAGCTGTCTGCTCAAGAGAAGCGCAAGTTCGCTAGAAAACGAGAGGTGCTTGAGGCACAATACGAACCGGACTTCATCCTGACATTTGTTTTGATGAGCAAAGGATTCGATGAAAAGTATGTTCAACAGTTTGTGGAACATTTGCTGCAAGGCATCAACCGCCAAGATGTTGTCACTACCCTCATTCTCTATGTAGCACTGCTGAACACTTACGTTCAAAACTCGTTCATCTCTCAGTCCCATTGTGAAGCTTTGCTTGGCTTGACCGTTCGCTGGGAAAGGTTTCGCCAACATGAGTTTGAGGAATCACTCGGTGACGGGGGTAAACTAGTCTTCTTGCACCTCAGGGATGAAAAGACGCACATTGAATCAATCAGAATCATCCATCCACTCATAGCAGAGGAAATTCTAAAGCAACATTTGGGAAACCAACAGACC of Gasterosteus aculeatus chromosome 11, fGasAcu3.hap1.1, whole genome shotgun sequence contains these proteins:
- the samd9l gene encoding sterile alpha motif domain-containing protein 9-like isoform X1, translating into MADGHEQPPEGWTESHVSDWLKLIGVKKQYIEKLYEEEVDGKILLALDETFLKSKIGMKFGPAHLIIQKRDELINSKEKSPVKKKATSGGKKELEQKNIDNESVQSEGPLAQLPEKAQAVVTNRPAGKEQHVSPAKEDCRPRPFDQEGIDFIYVKHRVLQPESGAFNLISPCHEYKSLATAATLDRTRLQAKFAGEVLKFATGCMNIRSNGTIHFGVMDSKDDVGYVHGEIIGIPVQEKDIYVDALDYIERSFPSGREHVRECVRPPRFIEVGGRECTEKMYVVEVDIVPSISIVKNKVYRVCLPKFAEATNKVHFEKETILRRVGSKTEPVMEKDIYDFLERMKDRDAQREEAENNLFLSAPDCCQDLGRKLKMLMTSGKKFIEKGKWFILVTNKFNPDDLCNIEWLLNLNIFCVFDFDPDSKVSGLCSQYLQHHIANMHSLQSYRISGDMSIKEFTSNLHLFEQTSWIFCNGRSDFKVDETTCDEMTWIKTKMTVLRESVSLICKQILPKGIFQVVFLLTSPVDKPLLHTFYEFFTDMEGHEDIICICESEKNFQKWQSFAEGSCGAESVNNASVVGMKMSHINSTLQQVQPVEASAKKHLPVFVKGTCLLETTEEEKMYSLEILTVDLCDGTTKEFIEEEKANIDQQFYHGGRINWLNLWLSDRKHVEEIIERDAYQEVSTFVNDALKWNANQTPVNCINIYHHPGSGGSTVARQALWNNRKSVRCAVVKPSYPAALVAHHAVELREYEEKDQQKCLPVLLLIEDSDKEYLDDLKNELEVATNTKRIQHATLCFILLSCRRSHDPEKRCKESPLQNVSVTHKLSAQEKRKFARKREVLEAQYEPDFILTFVLMSKGFDEKYVQQFVEHLLQGINRQDVVTTLILYVALLNTYVQNSFISQSHCEALLGLTVRWERFRQHEFEESLGDGGKLVFLHLRDEKTHIESIRIIHPLIAEEILKQHLGNQQTQSSLAMDLLRDDVLFKNRFGREEYHSFLKALFIRRARISKGDTYDSFFSPLVEHVNEKEKSPEKAIDLLKEAFERFNKDAFFAQQLARLHYTYEKFEEAKYWAETAAKKQPNNSYILDTKGQVYKKWFQAKCKAIENDNVPKTAQNIADAVETALKALDCFQECEKAADADMDNSNSSGYFSEVEVGCSLLKLISSSQVFANRTNGHSECMKYLLTEYIPEEVEDTWEPFHGRLKKLNKTMHDALEWISEDLSYFQTDIGLDGEDPPDSSEEKISNPLKWLAKRSSEYGKYFSETFTALQGESAAANLTPFQKRMIIYKLGGGNITSILFKLTDQSNSVRLLEIILSLYPNNPKMAKFGQRDIINYIMAHLTLKCLSPQIQKVPPLKDLQALCFQFPADKRKCLPSALFLFTLLFWPEDHDTNDEKENKYEIVQAAVEDLEKGYWTRAKDIPQRKRRIYTHFFLGNGNELDKFVHKRKFETVTRGISVSEKRMKWFRGEAWKNPQIATMLKCVSGWTEDGVVYLEGPRKKKFKILPLHVPSVPHSNENITFYLGFTFRGPVAYNIVVKS
- the samd9l gene encoding sterile alpha motif domain-containing protein 9-like isoform X2, whose protein sequence is MKFGPAHLIIQKRDELINSKEKSPVKKKATSGGKKELEQKNIDNESVQSEGPLAQLPEKAQAVVTNRPAGKEQHVSPAKEDCRPRPFDQEGIDFIYVKHRVLQPESGAFNLISPCHEYKSLATAATLDRTRLQAKFAGEVLKFATGCMNIRSNGTIHFGVMDSKDDVGYVHGEIIGIPVQEKDIYVDALDYIERSFPSGREHVRECVRPPRFIEVGGRECTEKMYVVEVDIVPSISIVKNKVYRVCLPKFAEATNKVHFEKETILRRVGSKTEPVMEKDIYDFLERMKDRDAQREEAENNLFLSAPDCCQDLGRKLKMLMTSGKKFIEKGKWFILVTNKFNPDDLCNIEWLLNLNIFCVFDFDPDSKVSGLCSQYLQHHIANMHSLQSYRISGDMSIKEFTSNLHLFEQTSWIFCNGRSDFKVDETTCDEMTWIKTKMTVLRESVSLICKQILPKGIFQVVFLLTSPVDKPLLHTFYEFFTDMEGHEDIICICESEKNFQKWQSFAEGSCGAESVNNASVVGMKMSHINSTLQQVQPVEASAKKHLPVFVKGTCLLETTEEEKMYSLEILTVDLCDGTTKEFIEEEKANIDQQFYHGGRINWLNLWLSDRKHVEEIIERDAYQEVSTFVNDALKWNANQTPVNCINIYHHPGSGGSTVARQALWNNRKSVRCAVVKPSYPAALVAHHAVELREYEEKDQQKCLPVLLLIEDSDKEYLDDLKNELEVATNTKRIQHATLCFILLSCRRSHDPEKRCKESPLQNVSVTHKLSAQEKRKFARKREVLEAQYEPDFILTFVLMSKGFDEKYVQQFVEHLLQGINRQDVVTTLILYVALLNTYVQNSFISQSHCEALLGLTVRWERFRQHEFEESLGDGGKLVFLHLRDEKTHIESIRIIHPLIAEEILKQHLGNQQTQSSLAMDLLRDDVLFKNRFGREEYHSFLKALFIRRARISKGDTYDSFFSPLVEHVNEKEKSPEKAIDLLKEAFERFNKDAFFAQQLARLHYTYEKFEEAKYWAETAAKKQPNNSYILDTKGQVYKKWFQAKCKAIENDNVPKTAQNIADAVETALKALDCFQECEKAADADMDNSNSSGYFSEVEVGCSLLKLISSSQVFANRTNGHSECMKYLLTEYIPEEVEDTWEPFHGRLKKLNKTMHDALEWISEDLSYFQTDIGLDGEDPPDSSEEKISNPLKWLAKRSSEYGKYFSETFTALQGESAAANLTPFQKRMIIYKLGGGNITSILFKLTDQSNSVRLLEIILSLYPNNPKMAKFGQRDIINYIMAHLTLKCLSPQIQKVPPLKDLQALCFQFPADKRKCLPSALFLFTLLFWPEDHDTNDEKENKYEIVQAAVEDLEKGYWTRAKDIPQRKRRIYTHFFLGNGNELDKFVHKRKFETVTRGISVSEKRMKWFRGEAWKNPQIATMLKCVSGWTEDGVVYLEGPRKKKFKILPLHVPSVPHSNENITFYLGFTFRGPVAYNIVVKS